Proteins encoded in a region of the Vibrio ponticus genome:
- the argR gene encoding transcriptional regulator ArgR: MRHTEKQDNLVRAFKALLKEERFGSQGDIVDALKNEGFENINQSKVSRMLTKFGAVRTRNAKMEMVYCLPAELGVPTVSSSLRELVLDVDYNAALVVIHTGPGAAQLIARLLDSLGKSEGILGVVAGDDTIFITPTLSISTEQLFKSVCELFEYAG, encoded by the coding sequence ATGCGTCATACCGAAAAACAAGATAATCTCGTACGTGCTTTTAAAGCTTTATTAAAAGAAGAACGCTTTGGTTCACAGGGCGACATCGTCGATGCGTTAAAAAACGAAGGGTTTGAAAATATTAACCAATCCAAAGTTTCTCGCATGTTAACCAAATTTGGTGCGGTTCGTACGCGTAATGCCAAAATGGAGATGGTTTACTGTCTGCCAGCTGAACTCGGCGTTCCAACAGTTTCAAGTTCACTGCGCGAACTCGTGTTAGACGTTGATTACAACGCAGCGTTAGTGGTAATTCACACCGGTCCAGGTGCAGCACAACTGATTGCTCGCCTACTCGACTCGCTAGGTAAATCAGAAGGTATCCTTGGTGTCGTTGCAGGTGATGACACGATCTTCATCACGCCTACTCTGTCTATTTCAACCGAACAATTGTTTAAGTCGGTCTGCGAACTGTTTGAATACGCTGGCTAA
- the apaH gene encoding bis(5'-nucleosyl)-tetraphosphatase (symmetrical) ApaH, giving the protein MATYIVGDIQGCFDELKQLLNTVQFNPTQDQLWLAGDLVARGPKSLETLRFVKQLGDSARVVLGNHDLHLLAVSLGIHRVKDKDQTAPIFAAEDKDELLTWLRHQPLMAEHEEFVMSHAGISPQWNLATARANAKEVEQILQSHDWTWLIENMYANQPDLWDNKLEGIERYRYIINAFTRMRFCFADARLDMDCKLPPQEIEGDELVPWFELPSRIRLDKAVIFGHWAALEGHQSDQEIGLDTGCVWGGSLTMLRWEDKQFFTQPALA; this is encoded by the coding sequence GTGGCAACATATATCGTTGGCGATATACAGGGCTGCTTTGATGAACTCAAGCAGCTACTTAACACCGTGCAGTTCAACCCAACTCAAGATCAGCTCTGGCTCGCAGGTGACTTAGTCGCTCGTGGTCCTAAATCACTAGAAACACTCCGTTTTGTTAAACAACTCGGTGATAGCGCGAGAGTGGTACTCGGCAACCATGACTTACATTTGCTCGCGGTTTCCCTTGGAATTCATCGCGTAAAAGACAAAGATCAAACCGCGCCGATTTTTGCCGCTGAAGATAAAGATGAGCTTTTGACATGGCTGCGTCACCAGCCGTTAATGGCAGAACATGAAGAATTCGTGATGAGTCACGCTGGCATCTCTCCTCAATGGAATTTAGCCACCGCGAGAGCAAATGCAAAAGAGGTAGAGCAAATCCTACAAAGCCACGATTGGACTTGGTTAATTGAAAACATGTACGCCAATCAACCGGACTTATGGGATAACAAGCTGGAGGGTATTGAGCGCTACCGTTATATCATCAACGCTTTTACCCGTATGCGTTTCTGCTTTGCCGATGCTCGACTCGATATGGATTGCAAATTACCACCACAAGAAATCGAGGGTGATGAGCTTGTGCCATGGTTTGAACTACCAAGCCGAATCCGATTAGATAAAGCGGTGATCTTTGGTCACTGGGCGGCACTTGAAGGGCATCAAAGTGACCAAGAGATAGGCTTAGACACTGGCTGCGTCTGGGGTGGCTCACTCACCATGTTGCGTTGGGAAGACAAACAGTTTTTTACTCAACCGGCGTTAGCATAG
- the ispB gene encoding octaprenyl diphosphate synthase, whose product MDFKAIQALTADDMAKVNETIQAQLNSDVSLINQLGFYIVSGGGKRIRPLLAVLTARALGYQGNAHTTAAAFIEFIHTATLLHDDVVDESDMRRGKATANAAFGNAASVLVGDFIYTRSFQMMTELGSLKILKLMSDAVNVIAEGEVLQLMNCNDPDTTEESYMQVIYSKTARLFEAATQIGAILTDSSAEVELAMQNYGKYLGTAFQLIDDVMDYTADGEEMGKNVGDDLAEGKPTLPLLHAMQHGNAEQAAMIREAIEKANGMDRLEEILQTMDQTGSLEYTRAKAVEEADKAIAELAILPDSEYKQALITLAHLSVHRSK is encoded by the coding sequence ATGGATTTTAAAGCTATCCAAGCGCTTACTGCCGACGACATGGCAAAAGTGAACGAAACTATTCAAGCCCAGCTAAACTCTGATGTATCACTAATTAACCAACTTGGTTTCTATATCGTCAGTGGCGGCGGCAAACGCATACGCCCACTCTTAGCGGTACTGACAGCTCGTGCGCTTGGTTATCAAGGTAATGCACACACGACCGCGGCAGCCTTTATTGAATTCATCCACACAGCAACTCTGTTGCACGATGATGTTGTGGATGAATCTGATATGCGCCGTGGCAAAGCGACCGCTAACGCAGCATTTGGTAATGCCGCCAGCGTATTAGTTGGTGACTTTATCTACACCCGCTCATTTCAAATGATGACTGAGCTCGGCTCACTGAAAATTCTTAAGCTGATGAGTGATGCGGTAAACGTGATCGCTGAAGGTGAAGTATTGCAGTTAATGAACTGTAACGACCCTGATACTACCGAAGAAAGCTACATGCAGGTGATCTACTCTAAGACTGCACGCTTATTCGAAGCGGCGACGCAAATCGGAGCGATTCTAACCGACTCTTCTGCCGAAGTTGAATTAGCCATGCAGAACTACGGTAAATACCTTGGTACTGCCTTCCAGTTGATTGACGACGTGATGGATTACACTGCTGACGGCGAAGAGATGGGTAAAAACGTTGGTGATGACCTTGCTGAAGGCAAACCAACCTTGCCATTGCTGCATGCGATGCAACATGGCAACGCAGAACAGGCAGCAATGATCCGTGAAGCGATCGAAAAAGCCAACGGCATGGATCGTTTAGAAGAGATTTTGCAAACCATGGATCAAACAGGATCTTTAGAGTACACCCGTGCGAAGGCTGTTGAAGAAGCTGACAAAGCGATTGCCGAACTCGCTATCTTGCCTGATTCTGAATACAAGCAGGCATTGATTACCCTAGCCCACTTGTCAGTGCATCGTAGCAAGTAA
- the rplU gene encoding 50S ribosomal protein L21, protein MYAVFQSGGKQHRVSEGQTLRLEKLDVETGATVEFDKVLLVANGENIHVGAPLVEGGKVVAEVVQHGRGDKVKIVKFRRRKHSRKQQGHRQWFTEVKITAINA, encoded by the coding sequence ATGTACGCTGTTTTCCAATCTGGTGGTAAACAACACCGTGTAAGCGAAGGTCAAACTCTTCGTTTAGAAAAATTAGACGTTGAAACTGGCGCAACTGTAGAATTTGATAAAGTTCTTCTTGTTGCTAACGGTGAAAACATTCACGTTGGTGCACCTCTTGTTGAGGGTGGCAAAGTTGTAGCTGAAGTTGTACAACACGGTCGTGGCGATAAAGTTAAAATCGTTAAATTCCGTCGTCGTAAGCACTCTCGTAAGCAGCAAGGTCACCGTCAGTGGTTCACTGAAGTGAAAATCACTGCAATCAACGCTTAA
- the mdh gene encoding malate dehydrogenase produces MKVAVIGAAGGIGQALALLLKNRLPAGSDLALYDIAPVTPGVAADLSHIPTPVSIKGYAGEDPTPALEGADVVLISAGVARKPGMDRADLFNVNAGIVKSLAEKIAVVCPTACIGIITNPVNTTVPIAAEVLKNAGVYDKRKLFGVTTLDVIRSETFVAELKDKDPGDVRVPVIGGHSGVTILPLLSQVEGVEFTAEEVEALTKRIQNAGTEVVEAKAGGGSATLSMGQAACRFGLALVRALQGEEGVVECAYVEGAGEHAPFFAQPVKLGKDGVEEVLSYGELSAYEKAALDGMLETLSGDIQVGVDFVK; encoded by the coding sequence ATGAAAGTAGCCGTAATAGGTGCCGCTGGTGGCATCGGACAAGCCCTAGCCCTACTACTTAAAAATCGCCTTCCTGCAGGCTCAGATTTAGCTCTTTATGATATCGCGCCAGTGACACCTGGTGTTGCTGCGGATCTTAGCCATATCCCAACTCCAGTATCGATCAAAGGTTATGCCGGCGAAGATCCTACGCCTGCGCTTGAAGGCGCTGATGTGGTTCTTATCTCGGCAGGTGTTGCGCGTAAACCGGGTATGGATCGTGCGGATCTTTTCAACGTCAATGCGGGTATCGTTAAGTCGCTAGCGGAAAAAATTGCGGTTGTATGTCCAACAGCATGTATCGGTATCATCACTAACCCTGTAAATACTACAGTACCAATCGCGGCTGAAGTATTAAAAAATGCAGGTGTTTATGACAAGCGCAAACTATTCGGCGTGACAACCCTTGATGTGATCCGTTCTGAAACTTTTGTTGCTGAGCTAAAAGATAAAGATCCAGGCGATGTACGTGTGCCTGTGATTGGTGGTCACTCTGGTGTGACAATTCTACCGCTACTTTCTCAAGTTGAAGGTGTAGAGTTTACGGCTGAAGAAGTAGAAGCGCTAACCAAACGTATTCAAAACGCAGGTACTGAAGTGGTTGAAGCGAAAGCGGGCGGCGGTTCTGCAACGCTATCTATGGGTCAAGCTGCTTGTCGCTTTGGTCTAGCACTGGTTCGCGCGCTGCAAGGTGAAGAAGGCGTGGTTGAGTGTGCTTACGTAGAAGGTGCTGGTGAACATGCGCCATTCTTCGCTCAACCAGTGAAGCTAGGTAAAGACGGTGTTGAAGAAGTACTGAGCTACGGTGAGCTGAGCGCTTACGAAAAAGCGGCACTTGATGGCATGCTAGAAACACTAAGTGGCGATATTCAAGTGGGTGTCGATTTCGTTAAGTAA
- a CDS encoding threonine/serine exporter family protein, which produces MDTKQRAVSRLIAQAGQMLLAHGAESALVGSIMERIGLACGMDEVEVSLSASSLVVTTVNRGHCITTARRCADRGINMRVVTQVQRICIMLERGIIDEYLAQHKINQISPERYNRWLVMVMIGLSCAAFARLAGGDWAVFAMTFLASAVGMTVRQEIGHRHFNPLLNFAVTAFVTTAISVQAYIYNIGNLPTLVMASSVLMLVPGVPLINCVADMLKGYVNMGIARFVMASLLTLATCLGIIAAMSVFDVWGWLL; this is translated from the coding sequence ATGGATACCAAGCAAAGAGCGGTTTCCCGCTTAATTGCACAAGCTGGTCAAATGCTGCTTGCTCATGGAGCAGAAAGTGCATTGGTTGGCAGCATCATGGAACGAATTGGTCTTGCCTGTGGCATGGATGAAGTTGAAGTATCGCTTTCAGCAAGCTCATTAGTCGTGACGACCGTTAATCGTGGACATTGTATTACCACGGCGAGGCGTTGCGCTGACCGTGGCATCAACATGCGTGTCGTCACTCAAGTACAGCGCATCTGTATTATGCTGGAGCGTGGGATCATTGATGAATATCTTGCCCAGCATAAGATCAATCAGATCAGCCCGGAGCGTTATAATCGGTGGTTAGTGATGGTGATGATTGGTCTATCTTGTGCCGCATTTGCTCGCCTAGCGGGCGGTGACTGGGCAGTATTTGCCATGACTTTCCTTGCTTCTGCTGTGGGGATGACTGTACGTCAAGAGATTGGTCATCGTCATTTCAATCCTCTGCTTAACTTTGCTGTGACGGCTTTTGTCACCACGGCTATTTCTGTACAAGCCTATATCTACAATATCGGTAATTTACCTACGCTGGTGATGGCATCGTCAGTTTTGATGTTGGTACCAGGGGTGCCATTAATTAACTGTGTCGCCGATATGCTCAAAGGCTACGTCAATATGGGGATTGCTCGCTTTGTTATGGCGAGCCTGCTGACGCTTGCGACTTGTCTTGGCATTATTGCCGCCATGAGTGTTTTTGATGTGTGGGGGTGGCTATTATGA
- a CDS encoding TAXI family TRAP transporter solute-binding subunit: MAFNKLIQAGAIAAAVMGAGAVNAQEFITIGTGSVTGVYYPTGGAICKLVNKGRKEHNIRCSVESTGGSIYNVNTIRAGELDFGIVQSDWQYHGYNGTSKFADQGPYKDLRAVFSLHTEPFNIIARADSGIENVSDLAGKRVNIGNPGSGDRATMGVVMDAMGWTNDSFKLASELKGSERSQALCDNKIDAFVYVVGHPNGSIKEATTSCDAKLIPATGEAIDKIVADNPYYAFSTVPAGMYRGTEKDVNSFGVAATMVTTAKVSDEIAYNVAKAVFENFDTFKRLHPAFANLKKEDMVQAGLSIPLHPGAEKYYKEIGLIK; encoded by the coding sequence ATGGCATTTAACAAACTTATTCAAGCTGGCGCAATCGCAGCAGCAGTTATGGGTGCAGGTGCAGTAAACGCGCAAGAGTTTATTACTATCGGTACTGGTTCAGTAACTGGTGTTTACTATCCTACTGGCGGTGCAATTTGTAAGCTTGTTAACAAAGGTCGTAAAGAACACAATATTCGCTGTTCAGTAGAATCAACCGGTGGTTCGATCTACAACGTAAATACCATTCGTGCCGGTGAACTGGATTTCGGTATTGTTCAATCAGACTGGCAATACCACGGTTATAACGGTACCAGCAAATTTGCTGATCAAGGTCCATACAAAGACCTGCGTGCAGTGTTCTCTCTACACACCGAACCTTTCAATATTATCGCTCGCGCTGACTCAGGCATTGAAAACGTCTCAGATCTAGCAGGTAAACGTGTCAACATTGGTAACCCAGGTTCAGGTGACCGCGCGACAATGGGCGTGGTAATGGATGCAATGGGTTGGACTAATGACAGCTTCAAACTTGCTTCTGAGCTTAAAGGTTCTGAGCGTTCACAAGCACTTTGTGATAACAAGATTGACGCATTTGTTTATGTTGTGGGTCACCCAAATGGATCAATCAAAGAAGCAACCACTTCTTGTGATGCAAAACTAATCCCTGCAACGGGTGAAGCGATCGATAAGATCGTGGCTGACAACCCTTACTACGCATTCAGCACAGTGCCAGCGGGCATGTACCGCGGCACCGAAAAAGATGTAAACAGCTTTGGTGTAGCAGCAACGATGGTGACGACAGCGAAAGTCTCTGATGAGATTGCTTACAATGTTGCCAAAGCCGTGTTTGAAAACTTTGATACATTCAAACGCCTACACCCTGCGTTCGCAAACCTGAAAAAAGAAGACATGGTGCAAGCTGGTCTTTCAATTCCTCTACACCCAGGTGCAGAGAAATACTACAAAGAAATTGGTCTAATCAAGTAA
- a CDS encoding TRAP transporter permease: protein MTQTTTPSQDVQDMVAQADTGARSPKGISGRILWFVPLCWSLFQLWYASPLPFIFNFGVLNDTEARSIHLMFAVFLAFTAYPAMKNSPRDRIPLIDWVLALAGSFSAAYIYIFYTQLAERSGAPIQPDIVVAVIGMLLLLEATRRALGPPLMVVAAVFLLYTFAGPHMPDVIAHKGASLNKAMSHLWLTTEGVFGVALGVSTSFVFLFVLFGAMLERAGAGAYFIKVAFSMLGHMKGGPAKAAVVASGLSGLVSGSSIANVVTTGTFTIPLMKRVGFPGTKAGAVEVAASTNGQLTPPIMGAAAFLMVEYVGISYVEVIKAALLPALISYIALIYIVHLEACKAGMTGLPRRHNPTLLQNLLSFTGTILGLVVTSAVVYYGIGWTKDVFGDAATPIVTVALFIAYLALLRVSAKYADAGNIEIDAELTEVPDPGPTVKSGLHYLLPIVVLVWCLTVERFSPGLSAFWATVFMIFILITQRPLMAMMAKTGDVAEQTKQGFIDLAESLVTGARNMIGIGVATAAAGTVVGVVTLTGIGLVMTEFVEFISGGNVILMLLFTALISLILGMGLPTTANYIVVSTLMAPVIVTLGAQHGLIIPLIAVHLFVFYFGILADDTPPVGLAAFAAAAIAKSDPIRTGIQGFTYDIRTAILPFMFIFNTQLLMMGIDSWWHLLLTVISSIIAMLLFSAATQGWWFTRNKWWETILLLALTFSFFRPGFWWDMIYPAKVYSPGTEIAQIAEQLDVGQTLELRVAGETLAGDMVEKTVRLPFEDDAVGAEERISSMGLMLTENEGKMIVDMVEFGSPAEASGIDFDWQIKSVVQDADRPMKEWVFLPCLLIVIALGANQKRRARKESLSA, encoded by the coding sequence ATGACGCAGACTACTACACCATCGCAAGATGTGCAGGATATGGTAGCCCAAGCCGATACAGGGGCACGTTCACCGAAGGGGATTTCGGGACGTATTCTATGGTTTGTTCCGCTATGTTGGTCTCTATTCCAACTTTGGTACGCATCACCACTTCCGTTTATTTTCAATTTTGGCGTACTTAACGACACTGAAGCGCGTTCTATTCATCTAATGTTTGCGGTGTTTCTAGCCTTTACCGCTTACCCCGCAATGAAAAACTCACCGCGTGATCGCATCCCGCTGATTGATTGGGTATTAGCACTCGCGGGCAGTTTCTCTGCCGCTTATATCTATATTTTCTACACCCAATTAGCAGAACGCTCTGGTGCCCCAATACAACCTGATATTGTGGTCGCCGTGATAGGTATGTTGTTGCTTCTAGAGGCTACCCGTCGTGCATTAGGTCCACCATTGATGGTGGTTGCCGCTGTATTCTTACTGTATACCTTTGCCGGTCCTCACATGCCGGACGTGATTGCGCACAAAGGCGCAAGCCTTAACAAAGCCATGTCTCACTTATGGTTAACAACCGAAGGGGTATTTGGCGTTGCACTGGGGGTTTCCACCTCGTTTGTATTCTTATTTGTCCTCTTTGGTGCGATGCTGGAGCGAGCGGGCGCTGGTGCATACTTCATTAAAGTTGCCTTCTCTATGCTTGGTCATATGAAAGGTGGTCCGGCAAAAGCGGCGGTTGTTGCATCTGGCTTGTCCGGCTTAGTCTCGGGTTCTTCGATTGCTAACGTAGTAACAACCGGTACGTTTACCATTCCTTTAATGAAACGTGTTGGCTTCCCTGGCACCAAAGCTGGCGCAGTTGAAGTGGCAGCTTCCACCAATGGTCAGCTCACGCCACCAATTATGGGTGCAGCGGCTTTCTTAATGGTCGAGTATGTCGGCATTTCCTATGTTGAAGTAATTAAAGCTGCACTTTTACCTGCGCTTATCTCTTACATTGCGCTGATTTACATTGTCCACCTAGAAGCATGTAAAGCAGGTATGACGGGCTTACCTCGCCGTCATAACCCAACGCTACTACAAAATTTACTCTCATTTACTGGCACTATCTTGGGACTAGTCGTCACCAGTGCGGTGGTGTACTACGGTATTGGCTGGACTAAAGATGTATTTGGCGATGCAGCAACACCAATTGTGACTGTCGCGCTGTTTATCGCCTACCTTGCGCTACTGCGCGTGTCTGCTAAATACGCCGATGCGGGCAACATTGAAATTGATGCCGAGCTCACTGAAGTGCCAGATCCCGGTCCAACCGTAAAATCTGGTCTGCACTACCTACTGCCTATTGTGGTTTTAGTTTGGTGCTTAACGGTAGAGCGTTTTTCGCCGGGTCTGTCGGCATTCTGGGCAACCGTGTTTATGATCTTTATTTTGATCACTCAACGCCCTCTTATGGCGATGATGGCGAAAACCGGTGATGTGGCAGAGCAAACCAAACAAGGCTTTATTGATTTAGCTGAGAGCTTAGTAACTGGCGCGCGCAACATGATTGGTATTGGCGTGGCAACCGCGGCAGCTGGTACTGTGGTTGGTGTTGTGACCCTTACGGGCATTGGCTTAGTGATGACCGAATTCGTTGAGTTTATCTCTGGCGGTAACGTAATTCTGATGCTGCTGTTTACCGCGCTGATCAGTTTGATTCTCGGTATGGGCTTGCCTACTACAGCAAACTACATCGTAGTTTCAACCCTAATGGCACCGGTAATCGTAACATTAGGGGCTCAACATGGTTTGATCATTCCACTTATCGCTGTACACCTCTTTGTGTTCTACTTCGGCATATTGGCAGACGATACCCCTCCAGTAGGTCTGGCTGCTTTTGCTGCGGCTGCGATTGCCAAATCCGATCCAATTCGCACCGGTATCCAAGGTTTTACTTACGATATCCGTACCGCGATTTTGCCCTTCATGTTTATCTTCAATACTCAGTTATTAATGATGGGTATTGATAGTTGGTGGCACTTACTGCTGACGGTGATCTCTTCAATCATAGCAATGCTGCTCTTCTCTGCGGCGACGCAAGGTTGGTGGTTTACTCGTAATAAATGGTGGGAAACCATTCTACTGCTAGCTTTGACCTTCTCATTCTTCCGCCCTGGTTTCTGGTGGGACATGATCTACCCAGCGAAAGTTTATTCGCCGGGTACCGAGATTGCTCAGATTGCCGAGCAACTCGATGTAGGGCAAACACTTGAATTGCGCGTCGCCGGTGAAACCTTAGCAGGCGATATGGTTGAAAAAACTGTGCGCCTACCATTTGAAGATGATGCAGTAGGTGCTGAAGAGCGCATAAGCTCAATGGGTCTGATGCTAACTGAAAATGAAGGCAAGATGATTGTCGATATGGTGGAGTTTGGCAGCCCAGCAGAAGCGTCTGGCATCGATTTTGATTGGCAAATTAAATCAGTGGTCCAAGACGCCGATCGACCAATGAAAGAGTGGGTGTTCTTACCTTGTCTATTGATTGTCATCGCACTTGGTGCCAACCAGAAACGTCGTGCTCGTAAGGAATCGCTGAGCGCTTAA
- the cgtA gene encoding Obg family GTPase CgtA: MKFVDEAVVKVQAGDGGSGVVSFWREKFITKGGPDGGDGGDGGDVYIVADENLNTLIDYRFQRFYEAERGENGRGGNCTGKRGKDKVLRVPVGTRAVDIHTNEVVAEVAEHGKKMMVAKGGWHGLGNTRFKSSVNRAPRQKTLGTKGEIRELRLELLLLADVGMLGLPNAGKSTFIRAVSAAKPKVADYPFTTLIPSLGVVSVVPEKSFVVADIPGLIEGAADGAGLGIRFLKHLERCRVLLHMIDIMPIDQSDPIQNALTIIDELEQYSEKLADKPRWLVFNKVDLMPEEEADEVIQGILDALGWEEEYFKISAVNKQGTKELCYKLADFMETLPRGEEEISEEDKVDFMWDDYHKDAMSGKDVITEGDDDDWDDWDDEEDDGHVVYVRD; encoded by the coding sequence ATGAAATTCGTTGATGAAGCGGTAGTTAAAGTTCAAGCCGGTGATGGCGGTAGTGGTGTAGTAAGTTTCTGGCGTGAGAAATTTATTACCAAAGGTGGTCCTGACGGTGGTGATGGTGGTGACGGCGGTGATGTTTACATCGTGGCTGACGAGAACCTAAACACGCTGATCGATTACCGTTTCCAACGCTTCTATGAAGCGGAGCGCGGCGAGAATGGTCGTGGTGGTAACTGTACTGGTAAACGTGGTAAAGACAAAGTGCTACGCGTACCTGTAGGTACACGTGCGGTTGATATCCACACCAATGAAGTGGTAGCGGAAGTTGCAGAACACGGCAAGAAAATGATGGTTGCGAAAGGCGGCTGGCATGGTCTTGGTAACACGCGTTTTAAATCTTCAGTGAACCGCGCGCCACGCCAAAAAACACTGGGTACTAAAGGTGAGATCCGTGAACTGCGTCTTGAGCTACTGTTGTTAGCTGACGTTGGTATGCTTGGTCTGCCTAATGCAGGTAAATCAACTTTCATTCGCGCAGTCTCTGCAGCGAAGCCAAAAGTAGCGGATTACCCGTTCACGACACTGATCCCAAGTCTTGGCGTAGTCAGCGTTGTTCCAGAGAAGAGCTTCGTTGTTGCTGACATCCCTGGTCTAATCGAAGGTGCCGCTGACGGTGCGGGTCTAGGTATTCGTTTCTTGAAGCACCTAGAGCGTTGTCGCGTATTGCTACACATGATCGATATTATGCCGATTGATCAATCTGATCCGATCCAAAATGCATTAACGATCATTGATGAACTAGAGCAATACAGTGAGAAGCTGGCAGACAAACCTCGCTGGCTAGTGTTCAACAAAGTGGATCTAATGCCTGAAGAAGAAGCTGATGAAGTGATTCAAGGTATTTTGGATGCGCTAGGTTGGGAAGAAGAGTACTTCAAGATCTCAGCAGTGAACAAGCAAGGCACGAAAGAGCTTTGTTACAAGCTAGCTGACTTTATGGAAACTCTACCTCGCGGTGAAGAAGAGATCAGCGAAGAAGATAAAGTTGATTTCATGTGGGATGATTACCACAAAGACGCGATGTCTGGCAAAGACGTTATTACTGAAGGTGATGACGACGACTGGGATGATTGGGATGACGAAGAAGATGACGGTCACGTTGTCTACGTTCGCGATTAA
- a CDS encoding threonine/serine exporter family protein produces the protein MSFFELLFGLLNDMFFAAIPAVGFALVFNVPVKALKYCALGGAIGHGSRYLMMHFGVPIEWATFFAATFVGMIGVHWSHKLLAHPKVFTVASLIPMVPGVFAFKAMIALVELNHRGFEPQLLEMLATNFLKAMFIIAGLAVGLAMPGLLFYRRRPIV, from the coding sequence ATGAGTTTCTTCGAACTGCTGTTTGGTTTACTCAATGACATGTTCTTTGCCGCGATTCCCGCGGTTGGCTTTGCCTTAGTGTTTAATGTGCCAGTGAAAGCACTGAAGTATTGCGCATTGGGCGGAGCGATAGGTCATGGTTCACGCTATCTAATGATGCATTTTGGAGTCCCGATTGAATGGGCGACTTTCTTTGCCGCGACTTTTGTTGGCATGATTGGCGTGCATTGGTCGCATAAACTGTTAGCGCACCCGAAAGTCTTCACCGTGGCATCATTGATTCCGATGGTTCCGGGGGTGTTTGCCTTTAAAGCCATGATCGCGCTAGTGGAGCTCAACCACCGTGGTTTTGAACCACAGTTACTAGAAATGCTGGCGACTAACTTTTTGAAAGCGATGTTTATTATCGCCGGTCTTGCTGTTGGCTTAGCGATGCCAGGCTTGTTATTCTATCGCCGTCGCCCAATTGTTTAA
- the rpmA gene encoding 50S ribosomal protein L27: protein MAHKKAGGSTRNGRDSESKRLGVKRFGGESVLAGNIIVRQRGTKFHAGNNVGLGKDHTLFALTDGKVKFEVKGPKNRKFVSIESAE, encoded by the coding sequence ATGGCACACAAAAAAGCTGGTGGTTCTACTCGTAACGGCCGCGATTCAGAAAGCAAACGCCTAGGTGTTAAACGTTTCGGTGGCGAATCTGTTCTTGCAGGTAACATCATCGTTCGTCAACGTGGTACTAAGTTCCACGCTGGTAACAATGTAGGCCTTGGTAAAGACCACACTCTATTCGCTCTAACTGACGGTAAAGTTAAGTTTGAAGTGAAAGGTCCTAAAAACCGTAAATTCGTAAGCATCGAATCTGCTGAATAA
- the folA gene encoding type 3 dihydrofolate reductase, which yields MIISMIAAMADARIIGKDNQMPWHLPADFAWFKRCTLGKPVIMGRKTYESIGRPLPGRQNIVISRDDTLRIEGVETATSIEQALKVAGDVEEVMIIGGGAIYAACLPLATRLYITHIDAKIEGDTQFPAWDESFVESHSEHYSADEKNAYDMRFTVLDRE from the coding sequence ATGATTATTAGCATGATTGCCGCGATGGCAGACGCGCGTATTATTGGTAAAGACAATCAAATGCCATGGCACTTGCCAGCAGATTTTGCTTGGTTTAAGCGCTGCACGCTAGGCAAACCAGTGATCATGGGACGTAAGACTTATGAATCTATTGGCCGACCGCTGCCTGGTCGTCAGAATATCGTGATTAGCCGTGATGACACGCTTCGCATTGAAGGCGTTGAAACCGCGACGTCGATTGAGCAGGCGTTAAAGGTTGCTGGAGATGTGGAAGAAGTGATGATCATTGGTGGTGGTGCGATCTACGCGGCGTGCCTGCCTCTTGCGACTCGTCTCTACATCACCCATATCGATGCAAAGATTGAGGGTGACACCCAATTCCCTGCATGGGATGAAAGCTTTGTTGAGAGCCATTCAGAGCACTACAGTGCCGATGAGAAGAACGCTTACGATATGCGTTTTACGGTTTTGGATAGAGAGTAG